Proteins encoded by one window of Halobaculum halobium:
- the aroC gene encoding chorismate synthase, with the protein MNGNEFGRLFRLTTYGESHGEAMGCTVSGVPAGVELDEERIQRDLDRRKPGQSMITTSRGEPDEVTINSGLQDGYTTGTPIGMVIQNKDARSGKYEPFVTAPRPSHGDYTYSAKFGTRNWGGGGRSSARETVNWVAGGAVAKAVLDQSDYDVQIKAHVNQIGDIVAPDVTFEEMLEHSEENEVRCGHPETAAEMRDRIDEYQEAGDSIGGAIEFEARGVPRGLGAPRFDAFPARLGQAMMSIPATTAFEFGLGRDAREVTGHDRNENWEVDEGDHPETVSEKGDPVPVGNDHGGLQGGITTGEPIYGEVTWHAPTSIPKEQTTVDWETGEEKQVQVVGRHDPVLPPRAVPVVEAMLYCTVLDFMLLGGRINPDRLDGQVGEYETEYHAEHPDDAE; encoded by the coding sequence ATGAACGGCAACGAGTTCGGCCGGCTGTTCCGGCTGACCACCTACGGCGAGAGCCACGGGGAGGCCATGGGCTGTACGGTCTCCGGTGTCCCGGCCGGCGTCGAGTTGGACGAGGAGCGCATCCAGCGCGATCTCGACCGACGCAAGCCGGGACAGTCGATGATCACGACCAGCCGCGGCGAGCCCGACGAGGTGACGATCAACTCCGGACTACAGGACGGCTACACCACCGGAACGCCGATCGGGATGGTGATCCAGAACAAGGACGCCCGCTCGGGCAAGTACGAGCCGTTCGTCACCGCGCCCCGCCCCAGCCACGGCGACTACACCTACTCGGCGAAATTCGGCACGCGAAACTGGGGCGGCGGCGGCCGCTCCTCCGCGCGCGAGACGGTCAACTGGGTCGCCGGCGGCGCCGTCGCGAAGGCGGTGCTCGACCAGAGCGACTACGACGTGCAGATCAAAGCGCACGTCAACCAGATCGGCGACATCGTCGCCCCCGACGTGACGTTCGAGGAGATGCTGGAACACAGCGAGGAGAACGAGGTCCGCTGTGGGCACCCCGAGACGGCCGCGGAGATGCGCGATCGAATCGACGAGTACCAGGAGGCGGGCGACTCCATCGGCGGCGCCATCGAGTTCGAGGCGCGCGGCGTCCCACGAGGGCTCGGCGCGCCGCGGTTCGACGCCTTCCCGGCCCGGCTCGGGCAGGCGATGATGTCAATTCCCGCGACGACGGCCTTCGAGTTCGGGCTGGGGCGCGACGCCCGCGAGGTCACGGGCCACGACCGCAACGAGAACTGGGAGGTCGACGAGGGCGACCACCCGGAGACCGTCAGCGAAAAGGGCGACCCCGTCCCCGTCGGCAACGACCACGGCGGGCTACAGGGTGGCATCACCACCGGAGAACCAATTTACGGCGAGGTCACGTGGCATGCGCCCACCTCGATCCCGAAAGAGCAGACGACCGTCGACTGGGAGACGGGCGAGGAGAAGCAGGTACAGGTCGTCGGCCGCCACGATCCCGTCCTCCCGCCGCGTGCGGTGCCGGTCGTGGAGGCGATGCTCTACTGTACGGTCCTCGACTTCATGTTGCTCGGCGGTCGGATCAACCCCGATCGCCTCGACGGTCAGGTCGGGGAGTACGAGACGGAGTACCACGCGGAGCATCCGGACGACGCGGAGTAA
- a CDS encoding DsbA family protein — translation MIGPDNEPTRRRFLAAAGTTTLAGTSGCLGWLRGDSDGDEPGGGWHTEEFTTAEATETFSYREGTRTPYAGVDQIYTGGGTLVVVYFDYAHKPSIRWWREEFPKLSDLLANDAFRPTLLMYPLPVNEWSMLLPSALFEVRARGTRADAWAFHEALVDAAPSYTFDLLRDHAEEIGVDGDAVVEAARTRRRRNQALSDRRLGRDSGVETLPAFRWGTDPIDGSTAAELRQFIEDRE, via the coding sequence ATGATTGGCCCCGATAACGAGCCCACGCGCAGACGCTTCCTCGCGGCCGCAGGCACCACGACACTCGCCGGAACGTCCGGTTGTCTCGGTTGGCTGCGCGGCGACTCAGACGGCGACGAACCCGGCGGCGGTTGGCACACGGAGGAGTTCACTACCGCCGAGGCGACGGAGACGTTCAGCTACCGCGAGGGGACTCGTACCCCCTACGCCGGCGTGGATCAGATCTACACGGGCGGCGGCACCCTCGTCGTCGTCTACTTCGATTACGCGCACAAGCCGTCGATTCGATGGTGGCGCGAGGAGTTTCCCAAGCTCTCGGACCTCCTCGCAAACGACGCGTTCCGACCGACGTTGCTCATGTACCCGCTCCCGGTCAACGAGTGGTCGATGCTGCTCCCGAGCGCGCTGTTCGAGGTCCGCGCCCGCGGCACCCGCGCCGATGCATGGGCGTTCCACGAGGCGCTCGTCGACGCGGCGCCGTCCTACACGTTCGACCTACTACGGGATCACGCGGAGGAGATCGGCGTCGACGGGGACGCGGTCGTCGAGGCCGCACGGACGCGACGGCGACGGAACCAAGCACTGTCAGACCGAAGACTCGGTCGGGACAGCGGCGTCGAGACCCTTCCCGCGTTCCGGTGGGGAACCGACCCGATCGACGGGTCGACAGCCGCGGAGCTCCGTCAGTTCATCGAGGACCGAGAGTAA
- a CDS encoding CAP domain-containing protein translates to MSRRHATALALIAMISLAGCLSSTGANPEPVVRSQEPVELKGTSPQPPKFGHHQSDSEIETPTPLENKTPREDVNVTLSEKLLIYKINNYRAESNSGRLVSDPRLGRIARHHSYDMATRDFFNHTNPDGETFTDRVQASSYACGGGGENLRGVFWNRSHTQTEEELAEVILRGFIRSPEHNTGMLLPSHDTIGVGIYIAEDGRTYATVDFCDGNPGEDP, encoded by the coding sequence GTGAGTAGAAGACACGCGACTGCACTCGCACTTATTGCAATGATCTCGCTGGCTGGATGTCTCTCTTCCACCGGAGCGAATCCCGAACCGGTTGTCCGTAGCCAAGAGCCAGTGGAATTGAAAGGCACCAGCCCGCAACCTCCAAAATTTGGCCATCATCAGTCGGATAGTGAGATCGAGACTCCCACCCCGTTAGAAAATAAGACACCACGCGAAGATGTTAATGTGACTTTATCAGAAAAATTATTAATTTATAAAATAAATAACTACCGGGCAGAGAGTAATTCCGGACGATTAGTCTCAGATCCCCGACTTGGCCGTATCGCTCGCCACCACTCATACGATATGGCTACACGAGATTTCTTCAACCACACCAACCCCGATGGTGAGACGTTCACCGACCGGGTTCAGGCAAGCAGTTATGCCTGCGGTGGCGGTGGCGAAAACCTCAGGGGTGTCTTCTGGAACAGGAGTCATACACAGACTGAAGAAGAGCTCGCAGAAGTAATCCTCCGTGGATTCATTCGATCCCCAGAACACAACACTGGGATGCTCCTCCCGAGTCACGACACCATCGGCGTCGGGATATACATCGCCGAGGACGGGCGGACGTACGCCACAGTGGATTTCTGCGACGGTAATCCTGGAGAGGATCCATGA